A genome region from Novosphingobium sp. G106 includes the following:
- a CDS encoding assimilatory sulfite reductase (NADPH) flavoprotein subunit codes for MYASDLPGNPLTLEQWRQVEGLTRSLNPMQTNWLSGYFAGLDAGLREPQPQPASLVAPRTLTILYGTETGNAAELGQSLATTFRDKGVACNLQDMADYKVRQLGREQDLLIIASTYGQGDPPQPATGFFEFVESRKAPKLEDVRFSVLALGDSTYEFYCQAGKRLDQRFEELGAKRLAARVDCDVDYEEAAEAWIRSLVDILAAEIPPNPAPGLSLRDQEAFAPATAHDKRNPFPAPVIENIAIVGRGSTKETRHIEFSLAGSDLAYEPGDALGIAATNDPAVVAELLEALSLAPEAEFDLKGQHCSIGDALTNRFEITAATPRFLDYWALLSDAVFLKQLQEEDRAGERSVFLRTHHLVDIVRRFPVRDVMPQGFVSALRPLQPRLYSLASSLCAAPDEAHLTVAPLRYSLHGAGRSGVASGLLADRAEIDTVLPVYIQSNQHFRLPASDAPILMIGAGTGVAPYRAFLQDREAKAVSGKSWLFFGERNFRTDFLYQTEWQGWLKDGTLTRMDVAFSRDRADKVYVQHRMKERSRDIFAWLEEGAHVYVCGDATNLAPDVHEALIDIVAHEAHTGREAAEDYVRSLQADHRYQRDVY; via the coding sequence ATGTATGCGTCGGATCTCCCGGGGAACCCCCTGACCCTGGAACAATGGCGGCAGGTCGAAGGACTGACCCGGTCGCTCAATCCGATGCAGACGAATTGGCTCAGCGGTTACTTCGCAGGACTAGACGCCGGTTTGCGGGAGCCCCAACCGCAGCCGGCGTCCCTTGTCGCACCGCGCACGCTCACCATCCTCTACGGCACCGAGACAGGCAACGCAGCAGAACTCGGCCAGTCGCTCGCGACGACCTTTCGGGACAAGGGAGTAGCCTGCAACCTCCAGGACATGGCCGACTACAAGGTGCGTCAGCTTGGCCGGGAGCAGGATTTGCTGATCATTGCCAGCACCTATGGGCAGGGCGACCCGCCACAACCGGCAACAGGCTTCTTCGAATTTGTCGAAAGCCGCAAAGCGCCGAAGCTCGAAGATGTTCGGTTCAGCGTGCTCGCGCTCGGAGATTCGACCTATGAATTCTACTGCCAAGCCGGAAAACGGCTCGATCAGCGCTTCGAGGAACTCGGGGCCAAGCGCCTTGCCGCCCGCGTCGATTGCGATGTCGACTATGAGGAGGCGGCCGAGGCTTGGATACGGTCGCTCGTGGATATCCTCGCAGCGGAAATCCCGCCCAACCCTGCGCCCGGCCTGAGCCTACGCGACCAGGAGGCTTTCGCACCAGCGACAGCCCACGACAAGCGCAACCCATTTCCGGCGCCGGTCATCGAGAACATCGCCATCGTCGGGCGCGGCTCCACCAAGGAGACCCGGCATATCGAGTTCTCGCTCGCAGGATCGGACTTGGCCTACGAGCCGGGGGATGCGCTCGGGATTGCGGCGACGAATGATCCCGCCGTTGTGGCTGAGCTCCTGGAGGCCCTTTCGCTGGCCCCTGAGGCAGAGTTCGACCTAAAGGGCCAGCACTGCTCAATCGGTGACGCTCTGACCAATCGCTTCGAAATCACCGCGGCCACACCGCGCTTTCTGGACTATTGGGCGCTGCTGAGCGACGCGGTCTTCCTCAAGCAGTTGCAGGAAGAGGACCGCGCCGGCGAACGCTCCGTGTTCCTGCGCACCCATCACCTCGTCGACATCGTCCGCCGGTTTCCTGTGCGCGACGTCATGCCGCAAGGTTTCGTCTCGGCGCTCAGGCCGCTTCAGCCTCGGCTCTATTCGCTGGCCTCGAGCCTCTGCGCGGCGCCCGACGAAGCTCACCTCACGGTCGCGCCCTTGCGTTACAGCCTCCATGGCGCTGGCCGCAGCGGCGTAGCCTCCGGCCTACTGGCCGACCGCGCCGAAATTGACACCGTTCTTCCCGTCTACATTCAGAGCAACCAGCACTTCCGGTTACCCGCATCCGATGCTCCTATCCTGATGATCGGAGCCGGGACCGGTGTCGCGCCCTATCGGGCCTTCTTGCAGGACCGCGAGGCGAAGGCCGTTTCCGGCAAGAGCTGGCTTTTCTTTGGCGAGAGAAACTTCCGCACCGATTTCCTCTACCAAACCGAATGGCAGGGGTGGCTCAAAGACGGCACGCTTACCCGCATGGACGTCGCCTTCTCGCGCGACCGTGCCGACAAAGTCTATGTTCAGCACCGCATGAAGGAACGAAGCCGCGACATATTCGCCTGGCTGGAAGAAGGAGCGCATGTTTACGTCTGCGGGGATGCCACCAATCTCGCGCCCGACGTCCACGAAGCGCTGATCGATATCGTGGCGCACGAAGCCCATACTGGCCGCGAGGCGGCGGAGGACTACGTCCGCTCCCTCCAGGCCGACCACCGCTATCAGCGCGACGTCTATTGA
- a CDS encoding universal stress protein encodes MVWTEILVPVLGGDNDAALLAIAKALAEPFNAAINVVYASPSPISLFSWAGEGGYGPTDVAVAAMQESADRGQARCRDLLASLDYPKTKFEAVTADDWIGLRTVSRLADVVIWERSVSRGHGFLANAFQQILLDERRPAIIADKPTKADGTIAIAWDGGREASRALRRAVPLLRGATKVVILSVPHAMAHPCDGSRAVDYLADQGIKADAVVLHTQGDAGQAILGGVRDLGADILVAGAFGHPRLQRFIFGGTTQLLLDSGSPAALFLSH; translated from the coding sequence ATGGTTTGGACCGAAATTCTTGTACCCGTCCTGGGCGGCGACAACGATGCCGCACTCCTGGCGATCGCCAAGGCACTGGCTGAGCCATTCAACGCCGCGATCAACGTGGTCTACGCGTCGCCTTCACCCATCAGTCTATTCAGTTGGGCTGGGGAAGGCGGATATGGTCCGACCGATGTCGCCGTCGCCGCTATGCAAGAGAGCGCCGACAGGGGCCAGGCGCGTTGCCGCGATCTGCTTGCGTCGCTGGACTATCCCAAAACCAAGTTCGAAGCCGTGACCGCCGATGATTGGATCGGGTTGCGGACGGTGTCCAGACTAGCCGACGTGGTGATCTGGGAGCGGTCGGTTTCGCGCGGACATGGGTTTCTTGCGAACGCATTTCAGCAAATTCTGCTCGACGAGCGTCGCCCGGCGATCATTGCCGACAAGCCCACCAAGGCGGACGGAACGATAGCCATTGCCTGGGATGGTGGCCGGGAGGCGTCGCGCGCGCTGCGGCGCGCGGTGCCGCTGCTCCGAGGTGCTACCAAGGTTGTCATCCTGAGCGTGCCGCATGCGATGGCGCATCCGTGCGACGGATCGCGCGCAGTGGACTATCTGGCAGATCAAGGGATCAAAGCCGATGCGGTCGTACTCCATACGCAAGGAGATGCGGGCCAAGCGATTCTGGGCGGCGTAAGGGACTTGGGCGCCGATATTCTTGTCGCCGGCGCGTTTGGTCATCCGCGACTTCAGCGCTTCATTTTCGGTGGTACCACGCAGCTGTTGCTGGATAGCGGCTCCCCTGCCGCCTTGTTCCTATCTCACTGA
- the ctaD gene encoding cytochrome c oxidase subunit I, translated as MAVTAVTNEFRAPAGEHEDEHDGKPAFFARWFMSTNHKDIGTLYLIFSIVAGILGGAISGLMRLELAEPGIQYLPLWLGSSDFSGALHLWNVLITAHGLIMIFYVIMPAMVGGFGNWLVPLMIGAPDMAFPRMNNVSFWLLAVSFPLFLASAFVPGGSGNGAGTGWTLYAPLSTSGSPGPAVDMVIFAMHLAGISSILGAINFITTIFNMRAPGMTLHKMPLFCWSILVTAFMLLFALPVLASAITMLLTDRNFGTTFFDPSGGGDPVLYQHLFWFFGHPEVYIMIIPGFGIVSQVTSTFSRKPVFGYLGMVYAMIAIAVIGFIVWAHHMFTVGMSINLKMYFTAASMVIAVPTGIKIFSWLATLWGGSLTFRTPLLWALGFIFMFTIGGVTGVVLANGGIDDVLQDTYYVIAHFHYVLSLGAVFSLFAGFYFWFPKMTGRMYSELLGKLHFWIFFIGVNILFFPMHFLGLQGMPRRYPDYPEGFAYWNHVASIGYAVMAFGMLFFFANIIWSFVWGKRAGDNPWGDGATTLEWTLSSPPPFHQFETPPDIR; from the coding sequence ATGGCTGTTACCGCAGTGACGAATGAATTTCGGGCGCCAGCAGGCGAGCATGAGGACGAGCACGATGGCAAACCGGCGTTCTTCGCTCGCTGGTTCATGTCGACAAATCACAAAGACATCGGGACACTCTACCTGATCTTTTCGATCGTCGCCGGCATCCTCGGCGGTGCGATCTCAGGTCTGATGCGGCTCGAACTCGCGGAGCCGGGGATCCAGTACCTGCCGCTTTGGCTGGGGAGCAGCGACTTTTCTGGAGCGCTGCACCTGTGGAACGTCCTGATCACCGCACACGGCCTCATCATGATCTTCTACGTGATCATGCCGGCAATGGTCGGCGGCTTTGGCAACTGGCTCGTTCCGCTCATGATCGGTGCGCCGGACATGGCGTTCCCGCGCATGAACAATGTCAGCTTCTGGCTATTGGCCGTTTCCTTCCCGCTTTTTCTGGCTTCAGCGTTCGTGCCCGGCGGATCAGGCAATGGTGCGGGGACCGGTTGGACGCTCTACGCTCCTCTATCGACGAGCGGATCTCCAGGTCCCGCCGTCGACATGGTCATCTTCGCTATGCACTTGGCCGGAATTTCCTCGATCCTCGGTGCGATCAATTTCATCACGACCATCTTCAACATGCGCGCGCCAGGCATGACGCTCCACAAAATGCCACTCTTCTGCTGGTCGATCCTGGTAACTGCTTTCATGCTGCTCTTTGCCCTGCCCGTGCTCGCTTCCGCGATCACTATGCTCCTGACCGACAGAAATTTCGGCACTACTTTTTTTGACCCGTCCGGCGGCGGCGACCCCGTCCTCTATCAGCACCTGTTCTGGTTTTTCGGACACCCAGAAGTCTACATCATGATTATTCCGGGGTTCGGTATCGTCAGCCAGGTCACATCGACTTTTAGCCGAAAGCCGGTGTTCGGCTATCTCGGCATGGTCTACGCGATGATCGCTATTGCCGTCATCGGGTTTATCGTTTGGGCACACCACATGTTCACAGTGGGCATGTCGATCAACCTGAAGATGTATTTCACTGCCGCTTCGATGGTCATTGCGGTTCCCACTGGAATCAAGATCTTCTCCTGGCTTGCGACACTATGGGGAGGATCCTTGACGTTCCGCACGCCGTTGCTCTGGGCTCTGGGGTTCATTTTCATGTTCACGATCGGTGGGGTCACCGGTGTAGTGCTCGCCAATGGCGGCATCGACGACGTGCTACAGGACACCTATTATGTCATAGCGCATTTCCACTATGTCCTGTCTCTCGGCGCAGTGTTTTCGTTGTTTGCGGGTTTCTACTTCTGGTTCCCGAAGATGACGGGCAGAATGTACAGTGAGTTGCTCGGCAAGCTGCATTTCTGGATATTCTTCATTGGCGTGAATATCTTGTTTTTCCCGATGCATTTTCTCGGGCTCCAGGGAATGCCGCGCCGATATCCCGATTATCCCGAGGGGTTCGCCTATTGGAACCATGTAGCATCAATTGGTTATGCTGTTATGGCTTTCGGGATGCTGTTCTTTTTCGCCAACATCATCTGGTCGTTTGTCTGGGGCAAGCGGGCCGGCGACAACCCCTGGGGCGATGGGGCGACAACGCTAGAATGGACGCTTTCCAGCCCGCCGCCGTTCCATCAGTTCGAGACACCTCCCGACATCCGTTGA
- a CDS encoding NADPH-dependent assimilatory sulfite reductase hemoprotein subunit: MTDTTVIDRTHDLSQPLERLGPDETMKDRSDYLRGTIADGLLDRITGAVPSVDDVKLMKFHGIYQQDDRDLRDERRRQRLEPAYQFMIRVRLPGGVCTPAQWLKLDELARAHGGETLRITTRQTFQFHWVLKDSLRPIIQGLHETLLDTVAACGDDSRGVMCTVDPQSSRFHAEVAALAKRVSDHVVPKTRAYHEIWYGNERVAGSDPEEPFYGRTYMPRKFKIGFALPPSNDIDVYAQDLGLIAIESDEGLAGFNVVIGGGMGRTDQAPETYPRLASMIGFVPAGRVIACADAVMAVQRDYGDRRDRQHARFKYTIDDKGLDWIKNEIERRMGFPFERERAFDFASNGDSYGWNTTPDGRHHRTLIIENGRLDLKLLDALRDVARLHRGAFRLTANQNLIIAGVKTEDRPAIDAILAEHFPDSDHVSTLRRNAISCVALPTCGLAMAESERYLPTLLEKIETILAENGLSDEPITVRMSGCPNGCSRPYIAEIGLTGRAPGKYNLYLGGGFHGERLNRMVKENIGEATIIDVLAETLGRYARERQPGEHFGDFTIRAGIVREVTEGRFFND, encoded by the coding sequence ATGACCGATACGACCGTCATCGACCGCACTCACGATCTTTCGCAGCCGCTTGAACGGCTCGGTCCGGACGAAACCATGAAGGACCGCAGCGACTATTTGCGCGGGACCATCGCCGATGGCCTGCTCGACCGGATCACCGGCGCTGTTCCCTCGGTCGATGACGTGAAGCTGATGAAGTTTCATGGGATCTATCAGCAGGACGATCGAGACCTGCGCGATGAGCGCCGGCGTCAAAGGCTCGAACCTGCCTATCAGTTCATGATCCGAGTCAGGCTGCCAGGCGGCGTCTGCACGCCCGCGCAATGGCTGAAGCTCGACGAGCTCGCGCGTGCGCATGGCGGCGAAACCCTACGCATTACCACTCGCCAGACATTTCAGTTCCACTGGGTTCTGAAGGACAGCCTTCGACCGATCATCCAGGGCTTGCACGAGACGCTGCTCGACACCGTGGCCGCCTGCGGCGACGACAGCCGCGGAGTGATGTGCACGGTCGATCCGCAAAGCTCGCGCTTCCATGCCGAGGTCGCCGCCTTGGCCAAACGCGTCAGCGACCATGTCGTTCCGAAGACCCGGGCCTATCACGAGATCTGGTACGGCAACGAGAGAGTTGCGGGTTCTGACCCCGAAGAGCCGTTCTACGGCCGCACCTACATGCCCCGAAAGTTCAAAATCGGCTTTGCACTGCCGCCCTCCAACGACATCGATGTCTACGCCCAAGATCTTGGGCTCATTGCGATCGAGAGTGATGAGGGGCTCGCTGGCTTTAACGTAGTTATCGGCGGCGGTATGGGCCGCACTGATCAGGCACCTGAGACCTATCCGCGGCTCGCCAGCATGATCGGGTTCGTGCCCGCCGGTCGGGTCATCGCCTGTGCCGACGCGGTTATGGCCGTTCAGCGCGACTATGGCGATCGCAGGGATCGCCAGCACGCCCGCTTCAAATACACAATTGACGACAAGGGCCTCGACTGGATTAAAAACGAGATTGAGCGGCGCATGGGGTTTCCATTCGAACGCGAGCGCGCCTTTGATTTCGCGTCGAATGGCGACAGCTATGGGTGGAACACAACGCCTGACGGCCGCCACCATCGCACGCTCATCATCGAAAACGGGCGGCTCGATCTCAAGCTGCTCGACGCTCTACGTGATGTCGCCCGCCTCCACCGCGGCGCATTCAGGCTTACCGCAAATCAAAACCTAATCATCGCCGGCGTCAAAACCGAAGATCGGCCAGCGATCGACGCCATCCTGGCAGAGCACTTTCCGGATAGCGATCACGTCTCGACACTCCGGCGCAATGCGATCTCCTGCGTGGCTCTGCCGACCTGCGGGCTAGCCATGGCGGAAAGCGAACGATACCTGCCGACGCTGCTCGAAAAGATCGAGACGATCCTCGCCGAGAACGGCTTGTCCGACGAACCGATCACGGTTCGCATGAGCGGCTGCCCAAATGGCTGTTCGCGCCCCTATATCGCCGAGATCGGGCTGACCGGCCGAGCTCCCGGCAAATACAATCTCTACCTGGGTGGTGGCTTTCACGGCGAGCGTCTCAATCGGATGGTCAAGGAAAATATCGGTGAGGCGACGATCATCGACGTGCTGGCGGAAACGCTCGGTAGATACGCAAGAGAAAGGCAGCCAGGCGAGCATTTCGGGGACTTCACCATTCGGGCCGGTATCGTACGCGAAGTTACGGAGGGGCGATTCTTCAATGACTGA